One window from the genome of Candidatus Dadabacteria bacterium encodes:
- a CDS encoding zinc ABC transporter substrate-binding protein: protein MRLLAFVIFLFAAAPALCHETGMPHSHGGIKVVSTTGIVNDVVVNVGGGRVMAKSLMGSGIDPHLYRATAGDIRTLASADIIFYHGLHLEGKISDVLEGMKRRGKNTVAVTRGIPRDMLIPAGGTSYDPHVWFDPRLWKFAVEAVAQALAAADPEGADYYAENARAYMASLGKIDDYARAMARQVPPEKRIIITSHDAFGYFGRAYGFKVAALQGVSTVSEAAISDVLRVTGLIVKNRLPAIFTETSVSERYIKSVREAAKRAGVKVAIGGKLYSDALGARGSGHETLGGMFTHNVDVICSSLSGRKVAGAGAETPAPSRF from the coding sequence ATGAGACTGCTTGCGTTTGTTATTTTTCTATTCGCCGCCGCGCCCGCGCTCTGCCACGAGACGGGCATGCCGCACAGCCACGGCGGCATAAAGGTTGTTTCCACAACCGGCATCGTGAATGACGTGGTTGTGAATGTGGGCGGCGGCAGGGTGATGGCAAAGTCCCTCATGGGCTCCGGCATTGACCCGCACCTCTACAGGGCGACCGCCGGAGACATCAGGACTCTTGCGTCCGCCGACATCATCTTTTATCACGGGCTTCACCTTGAGGGGAAAATATCCGACGTGCTTGAGGGCATGAAGAGGCGCGGAAAAAACACCGTTGCCGTAACGCGCGGCATTCCACGGGATATGCTCATTCCGGCGGGCGGGACATCCTATGACCCGCATGTGTGGTTTGACCCCCGGCTGTGGAAGTTCGCCGTTGAGGCGGTCGCGCAGGCGCTTGCCGCCGCCGACCCCGAAGGGGCGGACTATTATGCGGAAAACGCCCGCGCCTATATGGCGTCTCTCGGCAAGATTGATGACTACGCCCGCGCCATGGCGCGGCAGGTTCCGCCGGAAAAGAGGATAATCATCACCTCTCACGATGCGTTCGGATATTTCGGCAGGGCTTACGGCTTCAAGGTGGCCGCGCTTCAGGGCGTCAGCACGGTTTCGGAGGCGGCAATCTCCGATGTTCTCCGCGTAACGGGGCTTATAGTCAAAAACCGCCTGCCCGCAATTTTCACCGAAACCTCGGTTTCGGAACGTTACATAAAGTCTGTCAGGGAGGCCGCAAAACGCGCGGGCGTGAAGGTCGCCATAGGCGGCAAACTTTATTCGGACGCTTTGGGCGCGCGCGGCTCCGGGCATGAGACCCTCGGCGGCATGTTCACCCACAATGTTGATGTAATATGCTCGTCCCTGTCCGGTCGCAAGGTTGCCGGAGCCGGGGCTGAAACTCCCGCGCCCTCCCGCTTTTAG